Below is a genomic region from Streptomyces sp. NBC_00461.
TGGAGGTGGGTGATGTCGCTGAAGCCGACCAAGGGTTTTGGGTCGCGCCGCAGGGCGTCGATGTCCAGGTCGTCGACGATGCGGTATGCGCCTTTGCCGCCCCGGGTGGCAATCACCCCGCGGACTCCCGGGTCACCGAACGCGGAGTTCAGGTCGAAGAGGCGATCCTCATCTCGGCCAGCCATATACCCCCATTGGTCGAAGACGTGCTCGCCCAACTCGACCCGCAGCCCCCATGACGTCAGTAGCTCGACGCCACGGGCGACTCCTTCGCGGCTGGGTGGACTGGCTGGAGAGACGATCCGCACTCGATTCCCGGGCCGTAACCGCGGCGATTGCACGGTCTGATGACTGTCGCAGGTGTCCATGCCGGGATCTTCCTACACCCGCCGAGCCGAAGGTGCGCCGTCTACATCAATCACTACCGTCAATGCAGCCAGGCCGCCGTCAGCGAATACGCGACACCTGAACATGCGAGCTCACCAGTCCCGAGGCCGGGCCACTCACCACGGGCTGCCGATTCGGCTACCGTCCGTTGATCCTTCGCGGAGGCTGGTCAGGCGCGGGTGGGGTCGGTGGCGAAGTGTTCGGGGTGGGTGGCGCGGGTGTGGGCGACGGCGGAGATGGCGAACAGGTGCATGAGGTGGAGGGGGTCGGCGGTGTGGCGGGCCTCGTCGAGGATGCGGTCGACGCGCAGCCTGGTGGGGGTCAGGCCGGTGGGGACGATGAGCTCCCGGAGCATTGTTCACGGGCGGTCCGGCGGGGGCCGGCGGCGGTCACCCGGCTGACGATCAGGTGGGGGTTGTGCAGCGGGGCCAGCGCCGGGAGCGTTCGCGCAGCATCGCGTCGATCACCCTCATTCGGGCCGCCCGCGTCGACGTGCAGGGGGAAGACGGGTGACGTTGGCGGAACTGGAGTACGCACGGGTTCATGCATCGTCACCAGGGCTGTGATCGGGCGAAGCCAGCAGGTAGAAGACCAGTGTTCGAGGTGTCCCTCAAGGGTGTGAGATTCCCGCAATCACTCGCAGATTCCGCGAGCGACCTTCGTAATCTGCTGCTTCATGGGGGAATCCGAAACCCGTTCCCTAAGGGCCGTCCCGTAAATGATCTTTAGCGCGAGAGAGTGAGATCGGCTGACTGGCGGACCGCTCTCTATCCGGCGAGGGCGAGGTTGTGCAGGCGGGCGATGCCGCACATGGCGTGGTAGACACCGTCACCTTTGAGACGGCAGTCTCGCAGTATTTTCCAGCCCTTCATGCGCGCGAAGACGTGCTCGACGCGGGCGCGGACTTGTTTGTGAGACTTGTTGTGCTCCTCTTTCCATGCGGTCAACTCCTCGCCCTTGCGGCGACGGTGTGGCATCACCAGGCCGGTACCGGGGTAGTCGCCGTCGGCAATCGTCGTTGTGGCGCCGACAGCAGCCTTTGCACCGGATTCCTCCCACGCCTTGCAGTCGTTGCGGTTGCCGGGCACGGGCCGACCGACCAGGACGACGAGACGGGTATCGGCGTCGATGACGACCTGATGGTTGGTGGAGTACCGATAGTTCTTGGACTGCTCGGCCACCGTGTGGTCGCGGGTCGGCACCAGAGTGCCATCCACGATCAGCACGGCGTCCCTTGCAAACCGCTTGCGCGGCTGCAGCGCGAGCTTCGGCCCCAGGTCGTCGATGATGCGGTCGGCGGCCGACTTCGACACCCCGAACAACAGGGCGAGCTGGCGCATCGTCAAGTTGGTTCGCCAGTACGCCGCGACCAGCAGCGCCCGATCTTCCAGAGACAGGCTCCACGGCCGCCCCCTGCGAACCGCGTCTGCGCCCGCACGCCGCAGCACGGTCACCAGCTTGGCGAACTGGCGCGGGTTGAGCCCGGTGAACGGGGCTATCCAGGACGACTCCGACGCCGTGATCACACCAGCCACACCGTGATCATCCCACTCCGGCTGATCCCTCCAGCCGGGCGAAGGCGAGGTTATCGGGGACCGCTTCGCGCAGGCTCGCGAAGTGACGGTGTACGCCGGCCACCGCAGCCGCGGTGTTGACGCCCCACACCGTCATACCGGCCCGCAGCCCTGCTTCGACTCCGGACGGGGCGTCCTCAATGACCAGGCAGTTCTCGGGCCGGACACCGAGTTGCTCGGCGGCCAACAGGTAGGGCACGGGCGAGGGTTTGCCTTCTTCCACTGCGGCGGCGTCCACGATGACGCGCGGGATGCGCAGGCCCGTCCGAGCAAATCGCCTGCGCACCCGGTGCTCGTAGTTGGAGGTCACGAGCGCCCACGCCCCCGACGGCAGGGTGCCCAGCAGCTGCGACGCGCCGTCGAACGCCGCATAGACGCCGGACCGGACGTCCTCGTCCTCCAGTTCGTGCAGCGCAGCCAGGCACTCCCTTGGGTCCTGGTCCGGAGCCACCTTTGCGAAGGTCTCCATCGGCCGTGTCCGCAGGGCCACCCGATAGACCTCAGTCGCGTCCAGTCCGTATCGCCCCGCCCAACTTGCCCAGACCCGACGCTGGTTGTCCACAGCGTCGATCAACGTGCCGTCGACGTCGAAGAGGACGCACTTCCTGGGGCCGGGCTGCACACGCTCACTGGTCACGCCGTGATCATGCCAGGAGGGCCTGAAGATCATTTACGGGACGGCCCTTAGCCCCTGGACGTGACGCGGTAGGTCTGGCAGAGGTCTTCTCTCTTCACACCTACCGATCGAGCCGCTCGGGACAGCGGGACGAGCAGTCGTACTTCTTCGACACGCTCGCGGAGTATCAGTGGGCGCGGGATGCGGCCGGGCTGATGCCCGCGTCGAT
It encodes:
- a CDS encoding transposase; this encodes MAGVITASESSWIAPFTGLNPRQFAKLVTVLRRAGADAVRRGRPWSLSLEDRALLVAAYWRTNLTMRQLALLFGVSKSAADRIIDDLGPKLALQPRKRFARDAVLIVDGTLVPTRDHTVAEQSKNYRYSTNHQVVIDADTRLVVLVGRPVPGNRNDCKAWEESGAKAAVGATTTIADGDYPGTGLVMPHRRRKGEELTAWKEEHNKSHKQVRARVEHVFARMKGWKILRDCRLKGDGVYHAMCGIARLHNLALAG
- a CDS encoding HAD family hydrolase, yielding MTSERVQPGPRKCVLFDVDGTLIDAVDNQRRVWASWAGRYGLDATEVYRVALRTRPMETFAKVAPDQDPRECLAALHELEDEDVRSGVYAAFDGASQLLGTLPSGAWALVTSNYEHRVRRRFARTGLRIPRVIVDAAAVEEGKPSPVPYLLAAEQLGVRPENCLVIEDAPSGVEAGLRAGMTVWGVNTAAAVAGVHRHFASLREAVPDNLAFARLEGSAGVG